Part of the Xanthomonas sp. SI genome is shown below.
GACGAGTCCGGACGGCAACAACGGGCTGCGTCCGGATCCGAACCGGCGCAAGGAGCCGCTGGAGCAGTTCCCGCTGGACGGCCTGAAGATGGTCGGCACGCTGGGCAACGGGGCGGGCCTGGTGGCGCTGGTGATGGCGCCGGACAAGGTGACGTATCGGGTCCGTCCCGGCATCTACATGGGGCAGAGCGATGGCCGCGTGACCGGGGTGCACGAGGATCGCATCGATTTGATTGAACTGGTGCCGGATGGCGCTGGCGGTTGGCTGGAACGTCCGGCTGCCGTGGCGCTGGACGATCAATGATTGATTATGGGGATAGCACGATGACTTTTTCCAAAGCCCTGAGCCTGCGTCCCATCCGGCGCCACGCGACGGTGCGGCTACGCGCATTGGGGTTGGCGGCGCTGCTGGGGAGTTCGGCCGCGATGGGCGCGGCGCTGGCGGCGACGCCTGCGGCGGGTCCGGCGCAGGCGACAGCGCAGGCACCGGCCAAGCTCACGGTGTCGAAGATCGACTTCAAGCGCGGCGACGGCGATGCGGGGCGGCTGATCCTGCACTTCAGCGGCGCCGGCGCCAGTCCCGACTTGCGCACCCAGGGCAACACCGTGGTGGTCGATGTCGGCAACGCCGCGTTGCCGGCGGAGTTGCAGCATCCGCTCAACGTCACCGATTTCGCCACTCCGGTACAGCGCATCGACGCCAAGCCGTACGCCGGCGGCGCGCAGCTGGTGCTGAGCACCAATGGCGCGTTCGAGTCGATGGCCTACCAGTCCGGGAACGAATATGTGGTGGAGATTTCGCCGCGGACCTCGGCGCCGGCGGTGGGCGCGGTCAGCGCGGCCACGGTCAGCCAGGCGGCGGCGCAGGTCGCCGCGCGCGGCTATAGCGGCCGCCCGGTGACGTTCAACTTCCAGGACGTGCCGGTGCGCACCGTGCTGCAGCTGATCGCCGAGGAATCCAACCTCAACATCGTCGCCTCCGACACCGTGCAGGGCAGCGTCACTCTGCGCCTGGTCAACGTGCCGTGGGACCAGGCGCTGGACATCGTGCTGCGCGCCAAGGGCCTGGACAAGCGCCGCGACGGCGCCGTGGTCTGGGTCGCGCCGCAGCAGGAGCTGGCCAAGTTCGAGCAGGACAAGGAAGACGCGCGGATCGCGATCGAGAACCGCGAGGACCTGAGCACCGACTACATCCAGATCAACTACCACAGCGCCAGCACGATCTTCAAAGCGCTGACCGAGGCCAAGGGGATCGGCGGCGGCTCCGGTGGCGGAGGCGGTGGCGGCGGCGGTAGCGGCCAGACCGACAACGGCTTCCTGTCGCCGCGCGGGCGCATCGTCGCCGACGAGCGCACCAACACGCTGATGATCAGCGACATTCCGAAGAAGATCGCGCAGATGCGCGAGCTGATCAATGTCATCGACCGTCCGGTCGACCAGGTGCTGATCGAGGGCCGCATCGTCATCGCGACCGATACCTTCGCCCGCGATCTGGGCGCCAAGTTCGGCATCGGCGGCACCCATACCTACGGCGACAACACCGCTACCGTCGGCAGCGGGGCGGCGGGCGGCGGCAGCGCGGCCACGCGCGGGCTCAACGTCGATCTGAGCGGTCCCAGCCTCACCAGTGCGACGACCTTGCCGAGCCTGGCCTATACGCTGCTCGGATCCAACTTCAACTTGGATCTGGAGCTGTCGGCGCTGCAGGAAGAGGGCCGTGGCGAAGTCATCTCCAACCCTCGCATCGTCACTTCCAACCAGCGCGAAGCGGTGATCAAGCAAGGTAAGGAAATCGGCTACGTCACCATCACCGGCGGTACCGGCGGGACTGCGGCGACGCCGAACGTGCAGTTCAAGGAAGTGCTGTTGGAACTGAAGGTCACCCCGACCATCACCGACGACAATCGCGTCTTCCTGAACATGAACGTGAAGAAGGACGAGGTCGAGCGCTTCGTGGTGCTGGATAACTACGGCACGGTCCCGGAAATCAACCGCCGCGAGATCAATACCGCAGTGCTGGTGGACGACGGCCAGACCGTGGTGATCGGCGGCGTGTACGAGTTCAGCGACCGCAACAGCATTTCCAAGGTGCCGTTCCTGGGCGATATCCCGTTCCTGGGCAATCTGTTCAAGAAGCGCGGCCGCAGCAAGAGCAAGGCCGAGCTGCTGATCTTCGTGACCCCGAAGGTGATGCGCGTGGCCAAGCGCGCGCCTGCCGCCGGCTGACGCGCCGGCCTTGCCGAACGACGGCGCACAGGCCAGCATCGCGGCGGTATCGAGACGGGAGAAGCATCTGCTTCTCCCGTCGTCGTTTGTGCCGGCGGATGAGGCAAATCTGAATTTGCGGCCGATTGTTGCGCTGGACGCAGAACCATTTCACCGCCGATGGGTCAAACTCGGCACATGAACACCACGCCCTCCAGCTTCGATCCCACTCCCGCCGCGCCCGAGCAGCAGCGCCTGCACGCGGCGTTCCTTGCCCTGCGCGACGGCCTGTCCGAAACCATCGTCGGCCAGTCCGCGTTGGTGGAGCGCTTGCTGATCGCGCTGCTCGCCGATGGCCACCTGCTGGTCGAAGGCGCGCCTGGCTTGGCCAAGACCACCGCGATCCGCGCGCTGGCCGCGCGGCTGGAAGCGGATTTCGCCCGTGTCCAGTTCACCCCGGACCTGTTGCCGGCCGACCTGACCGGGACCGAGGTATGGCGTCCGCAGGAAAGCCGCTTCGAGTTCCTGCCCGGGCCGATCTTCCATCCGATTCTGCTCGCCGACGAGATCAACCGCGCGCCGGCCAAGGTGCAGTCGGCGTTGCTGGAAGCCATGGGCGAGCGCCAGGTCACCGTCGGCCGGCATACCTATGCGCTGCCGAAGCTGTTCCTGGTGATGGCGACGCAGAACCCGATCGAGCAGGAAGGCACGTTCCCGCTGCCGGAAGCGCAGCTGGACCGGTTCCTGATGCATGTGCGGATCGGCTATCCGGAGGCCGCCGCCGAGGCCGAGATCCTGCGCCTGGCGCGCGAGCGCGCACGCGAAACCCTGGACCACGGCGAAGCGCCGCCGCCGCGGATGCCACTGGACGACGTGTTCGCCGCGCGCCGTGCAGTGCTGTCGCTGCACATGGCGCCGCCGCTGGAGCGCTACCTGATCGAACTGGTGCTGGCCTCGCGCGACGCCAGCGGCTACGACCCGGCACTGGCGCGGCGCATTGCCTGGGGCGCGAGTCCGCGCGGCTCGATCGCGCTGGAGCGCTGCGCGCGCGCACGTGCCTGGCTGGCGGGACGCGATTTCGTGACCCCCGACGACGTGCGCGCCGTCGCGCCGGACGTGTTGCGCCATCGCGTGCTGCCCAGCTACGAAGCCACGGCCGAGGGCTGGGACGGCGATCGTCTGGTCGCAGCGCTGCTGGACAAGGTGCCGCCGCCTTGAGCGAGCGGCAGCGCCAATCCGGGCGGCCGCAGCGCCGCGGCACGGCGGCGTATCGCGCCGCCGCGCGGTCAGCGCGCGGCAGCGTGGCGCAGGCGAGGTAAGCGACCATGGCGGTGCAGGTGATGCCTCCGCAGACGCCACGCGCCGATGCCGCGACCGGCGCGGCCGGCGTGCGGCCGTCTCTGGCCGAACTGGTGGCGCTGCGCGCGACGGTGGCACGGGTGCCGCCGCCGCGGCGCGGCCGCCATGGCCTCAGCGGCAGTGCGCCGGCGGCGCTGCGCGGTCGCGGCATGGAGTACGCCGAGTCGCGCGAATACGTGGCCGGCGACGACGTGCGCCACATCGACTGGCGGCTCACCGCGCGTAGCGGGCGCACCCATACCAAGCTGTTCCAGGCCGAGCGCGAGCGGCTCAGCCTGATCGTGGCCGATACCGCGCCGACGCTGTATTTCGGCACCCGCGTGCGGTTCAAGTCGGTGCAGGCGGCGCGTGCGGGGGCGGTGGCGGCGTGGACCGCACAGCGCCAGGGCGACCGCCTGGCCGCCTTGCGCGGCAGCCGCAGCGAGGCGCCGGTACCGCCTGCGGCCGGGCCGCGCGGCGCATTGCGCGTGCTCGACGCGCTGGCGCGCTGGTACGCGCAACCGCCGCAGGACGATGCCGGCCTCGGCGTGGCGCTGGAACACGCGGCCAAGCTGCTGCGGCCGGGCTCGCGGCTGGTGGTGCTGGCCGATCCGGCCAGCGCGCATGCGATTCCGGCGGCGCGCTGGGCCGGGCTGGCGCTGCACAACGATGTGGTGCTGCTGCTGTTGGCCGACGCGCTGGAACTGCAGCCGCCGCGGGCGGCGTTGCCGTTCTGGGCCGGCGGGCGGCGGGTGGAAATCGATTTGCAGGCGGCCAGTGCGCAACAGCGCTGGCACGAACAATTCGTCGCGCCGCTGGAAACCCTGGCGGCCGAACTGCCCGGCCGCGGCGTGCAGGTGCGCGTGCTGCGCAGCGATGCGGCCAGCGAATCCTGGCTGCTGCCGGTGCCCGGCGGGAGCGCGCCGCGATGACGCCGCAACAGCTGCCGTTGCGCGATGTGCATCTGCCGCCGGCGCCGCCGTGGTGGCCGCCGGCGCCGGGCTGGTTGCTGCTCGGCGCAGCGCTGTTGTTGGCGCTGGGGATCGCGCTCGGCCTGTGGGCCTGGCGGCGCGCGCGCCTGCGCCGCTGGCAGCGCCAGTTCGATGCGGCGCTCGTTACCGGCGCTGCGCCGGCGCAAGTGGCCGCGGTGTCGGAACTGCTGCGCCGCGCAGCGCGGCGGCGCGACCCGGCCGCCGCCGCATTGCAGGGCGAGCCATGGCTGCGCTTCCTCGACGGCGGCAAGCGCAAGGACTTCTCCGTGGGACCGGGCCGCGTGCTGCTCGATGGCGGCTATCGGCGCGACCTGGAGCATGCGCAACTGCAGGCGCTGCTGCCGCTGGCGCGGCGCCGCTTCCTCGAGCTGATGGGCGGGCGCCGCGCATGATGGCG
Proteins encoded:
- a CDS encoding pilus assembly protein PilP; amino-acid sequence: MKRRTRAFKCLAGLALVALLGGCGRSVTNGPGETSNLENWVKEVRARPAQPLEPLPVMQQFETFEYAAQGLRDPFSDAWTSPDGNNGLRPDPNRRKEPLEQFPLDGLKMVGTLGNGAGLVALVMAPDKVTYRVRPGIYMGQSDGRVTGVHEDRIDLIELVPDGAGGWLERPAAVALDDQ
- a CDS encoding type IV pilus secretin PilQ family protein — its product is MTFSKALSLRPIRRHATVRLRALGLAALLGSSAAMGAALAATPAAGPAQATAQAPAKLTVSKIDFKRGDGDAGRLILHFSGAGASPDLRTQGNTVVVDVGNAALPAELQHPLNVTDFATPVQRIDAKPYAGGAQLVLSTNGAFESMAYQSGNEYVVEISPRTSAPAVGAVSAATVSQAAAQVAARGYSGRPVTFNFQDVPVRTVLQLIAEESNLNIVASDTVQGSVTLRLVNVPWDQALDIVLRAKGLDKRRDGAVVWVAPQQELAKFEQDKEDARIAIENREDLSTDYIQINYHSASTIFKALTEAKGIGGGSGGGGGGGGGSGQTDNGFLSPRGRIVADERTNTLMISDIPKKIAQMRELINVIDRPVDQVLIEGRIVIATDTFARDLGAKFGIGGTHTYGDNTATVGSGAAGGGSAATRGLNVDLSGPSLTSATTLPSLAYTLLGSNFNLDLELSALQEEGRGEVISNPRIVTSNQREAVIKQGKEIGYVTITGGTGGTAATPNVQFKEVLLELKVTPTITDDNRVFLNMNVKKDEVERFVVLDNYGTVPEINRREINTAVLVDDGQTVVIGGVYEFSDRNSISKVPFLGDIPFLGNLFKKRGRSKSKAELLIFVTPKVMRVAKRAPAAG
- a CDS encoding MoxR family ATPase; the encoded protein is MNTTPSSFDPTPAAPEQQRLHAAFLALRDGLSETIVGQSALVERLLIALLADGHLLVEGAPGLAKTTAIRALAARLEADFARVQFTPDLLPADLTGTEVWRPQESRFEFLPGPIFHPILLADEINRAPAKVQSALLEAMGERQVTVGRHTYALPKLFLVMATQNPIEQEGTFPLPEAQLDRFLMHVRIGYPEAAAEAEILRLARERARETLDHGEAPPPRMPLDDVFAARRAVLSLHMAPPLERYLIELVLASRDASGYDPALARRIAWGASPRGSIALERCARARAWLAGRDFVTPDDVRAVAPDVLRHRVLPSYEATAEGWDGDRLVAALLDKVPPP
- a CDS encoding DUF58 domain-containing protein — translated: MPPQTPRADAATGAAGVRPSLAELVALRATVARVPPPRRGRHGLSGSAPAALRGRGMEYAESREYVAGDDVRHIDWRLTARSGRTHTKLFQAERERLSLIVADTAPTLYFGTRVRFKSVQAARAGAVAAWTAQRQGDRLAALRGSRSEAPVPPAAGPRGALRVLDALARWYAQPPQDDAGLGVALEHAAKLLRPGSRLVVLADPASAHAIPAARWAGLALHNDVVLLLLADALELQPPRAALPFWAGGRRVEIDLQAASAQQRWHEQFVAPLETLAAELPGRGVQVRVLRSDAASESWLLPVPGGSAPR
- a CDS encoding DUF4381 family protein, giving the protein MTPQQLPLRDVHLPPAPPWWPPAPGWLLLGAALLLALGIALGLWAWRRARLRRWQRQFDAALVTGAAPAQVAAVSELLRRAARRRDPAAAALQGEPWLRFLDGGKRKDFSVGPGRVLLDGGYRRDLEHAQLQALLPLARRRFLELMGGRRA